In Carassius carassius chromosome 7, fCarCar2.1, whole genome shotgun sequence, one genomic interval encodes:
- the LOC132144175 gene encoding deoxynucleoside triphosphate triphosphohydrolase SAMHD1-like produces MPRSEQTRKTLSDYRKSLQDLKKSYEASEEPEKQQLWEIIMDELQDVLKKYSLHFSKEQMKIFNDPIHGHMELHPLLVKIIDTPQFQRLRHIKQLGGIYLVYPGASHNRFEHSLGVAYLAGCLVKILHDNQPELNITKQDFLCVQIAGLCHDLGHGPISHSFEKRVIPEAKKIKISKGLPDAIPENWKHEQMSDQMFADIVKSLKAENEDVFEEHGLNDKDITFIKELIKGAETSEWGYEGRDEDKSFLYEIVANKQNGIDVDKWDYFARDCHHLGIRNSFDHQRLLKFARVCEVNGRKHICFRDKEADNVYDMFRTRYTLHRQAYQHKMGYIIDTMFAEALVLADRDLHEGKPEDMLKISESIKTAEDYSKLTDEIFEQISSSTSDNLKKSRDILNKIVRRKLPKFVGEARLTENSMSKKKLTDSWKAAVHKYEPADPTVSLSADDFSVYVVDLDHGMKDKNPIEKVFFYSKRKPNEASAIKDYQLSSFLPPRFNEELVRVYYKTTDGNKEELKKKVEEAEKCFQDWCKSKFGCH; encoded by the exons aTGCCTCGATCTGAACAAACCAGGAAAACTCTCTCCGATTACAGGAAAAGTCTCCAGGATCTAAAAAAGTCCTATGAAGCAAGTGAAG AGCCTGAGAAACAACAGTTATGGGAGATTATCATGGATGAATTGCAGGACGTCCTGAAGAAATACTCTTTACACTTCTCAAAAGAACAAATGaag ATCTTCAATGACCCCATTCATGGACACATGGAGCTGCACCCCCTGCTGGTGAAGATCATTGACACTCCTCAGTTTCAGAGACTCAGACACATCAAACAGCTGGGAGGGATATACCTGGTCTATCCTGGCGCTTCTCACAATCGCTTTGAACACTCGCTTGG tgtggcaTATTTAGCAGGTTGTCTGGTGAAGATCCTTCATGACAATCAGCCTGAGCTCAACATTACCAAACAGGATTTCCTGTGTGTTCAGATCGCTGGTTTGTGTCATGACTTGG gtCATGGTCCAATTTCTCATTCATTTGAGAAGCGGGTTATTCCTGaagccaaaaaaattaaaatatccaAAG GCCTGCCTGATGCCATTCCTGAAAATTGGAAG CATGAGCAAATGTCAGACCAGATGTTCGCTGACATTGTGAAGAGTCTGAAGGCTGAGAATGAAGACGTGTTTGAAGAACATGGACTGAATGATAAAGACATCACCTTCATTAAAGAGTTAATCAAAGGGGCAGAAACTTCAGAG TGGGGATACGAAGGCAGAGATGAAGACAAATCCTTCCTGTATGAGATTGTTGCAAATAAACAGAACGGCATCGATGTGGACAAATGGGACTATTTCGCACG AGATTGTCATCACCTGGGCATTCGAAACAGTTTTGACCATCAGCGTCTGCTGAAGTTTGCTCGAGTCTGTGAAGTTAACGGCAGAAAACACATCTGCTTCAGAGACAAG GAGGCTGATAATGTTTATGACATGTTTCGCACTCGATACACTCTCCATCGCCAGGCCTATCAGCACAAGATGGGCTACATCATTGACACCAT GTTTGCAGAAGCACTCGTACTAGCTGATCGTGATCTTCATGAAGGAAAACCTGAAGATATGCTAAAGATTTCTGAATCCATAAAAACAGCAGAGGACTACAGCAAACTCACAG ATGAAATCTTTGAGCAGATTTCATCCTCCACTTCTGATAATCTAAAGAAATCCAGAGACATCTTGAACAAGATCGTCAGAAGAAAACTGCCAAAGTTTGTTGGAGAAGCTCGACTGACTGAGAACAGCATGTCAAAG AAAAAGCTGACAGATTCATGGAAGGCAGCTGTACACAAGTATGAACCTGCAGACCCGACTGTTTCTCTGAGCGCTGATGACTTCTCCGTTTAT GTGGTTGATCTGGATCACGGCATGAAGGACAAAAACCCCATTGAAAAGGTCTTTTTCTACAGCAAGAGGAAACCCAACGAAGCTTCTGCCATTAAAGATTATCAG CTCTCCAGTTTCCTGCCACCGAGGTTTAATGAAGAGCTGGTCAGAGTTTACTACAAAACAACTGATGGGAATAAAGAGGAGCTGAAGAAGAAAGTGGAGGAGGCTGAGAAGTGCTTTCAGGATTGGTGTAAATCCAAATTTGGATGCCATTAA
- the LOC132144158 gene encoding uncharacterized protein LOC132144158: MATRYRKRKENGKIKTTQDLTSRQHERKKKMWKKNSAKYYRKKKQEQALLDLTPTSSLSETENSFGNEENNRQELDTNNESLNRTPAKESLDLKGPIEASTPQRTRPVIKKRERASRTVAKLRAKLRYVEEKLRAKKTQLLTLNRKIRRLAANRTKSAMLPANISQGVSIREAKKGLMINSRRKQLDKVVSMFLHRDDVSTIINGKSGEIRRKGQIYRKRALTDTLAKLHQRFLVEHPEQTVSKAQFFRLRPFWIIRPKVKDRETCACKIHENIGFKLKRMQQLGIIETSSPEDLVQSSVCDTGNMSCMYSRCQKCIEKTFPTSLDPLTQGNTVIWQEWVTRSVTVTKTLKDGSTEERQTKKTVLEKRTSSIERLLALTTEHLPGFAIHMFNVKNQYLSLKAMKDTLTDDAVAVHVDYSENYSCKYAKEIKDTHFGTGNDQVTLHTGVLYLSRGRVEAFASLSSSLQHDAVATWAHLDPVLRYIRGKYPEVHNLHFISDGPTSQYRNKTSFYLASTVPFMHGFEWVTWNYTEASHGKGAPDGVGGALKNLADRIVSYGTSIPDADSLYEQLKNNSSVTLYKVSEEKIKASCELVPPNLKAVPGTLKIHQLTSTKPGVINTREVSCFCGKNCQCFSTNCHMFSEGRDEDPDRTEATIEVGKWVLVEYDGDLFPGTVTQIAEGQYEVDTMNCAGENRFYVPSIRFPGERVWYYRQDIRDIIPEPLPVTSSARHFCILPDIWAKHKKCS, encoded by the exons ATGGCTACCAG gtaTCGGAAACGTAAAGAAAATGGTAAAATTAAGACTACTCAGGACCTCACAAGTAGAcagcatgagagaaaaaaaaaaatgtggaagaaaaattcggcaaaatattacagaaaaaaaaagcaagagcAAGCACTTCTAGATCTAACCCCAACATCTTCATTAAGTGAGACAGAAAATTCCTTTGGAAATGAAGAAAATAACAGACAGGAACTAGACACAAATAATGAAAGTCTGAACAGAACACCAGCAAAAGAAAGTTTAGACCTGAAAGGGCCAATTGAGGCATCCACCCCCCAGAGAACACGGCCAGTCATTAAAAAAAGAGAGCGGGCATCAAGGACTGTGGCCAAATTAAGAGCAAAACTAAGGTATGTTGAAGAGAAACTTAGGGCAAAGAAAACACAACTGCTGACACTAAACAGAAAAATTAGAAGGCTGGCGGCTAATAGAACAAAAAGTGCAATGCTACCAGCAAATATTTCACAGGGGGTCAGTATCAGAGAGGCTAAAAAGGGACTGATGATCAATAGCAGGCGCAAACAACTTGACAAGGTTGTGAGCATGTTCCTACATCGGGATGATGTCTCAACTATCATAAATGGCAAGTCTGGAGAGATTCGTCGCAAGGGACAAATTTATAGAAAAAGAGCACTCACAGACACCTTGGCAAAACTCCATCAACGCTTCCTTGTTGAACATCCTGAGCAAACAGTGTCCAAAGCTCAGTTCTTTAGATTGAGGCCATTTTGGATTATTAGGCCTAAAGTTAAAGACAGAGAGACGTGTGCATGTAAAATACATGAGAACATTggctttaaattaaaaagaatgcAGCAACTGGGTATCATTGAAACATCAAGCCCAGAGGATCTTGTGCAGTCCAGTGTGTGTGACACTGGCAACATGTCCTGCATGTACAGCAGATGTCAAAAATGCATTGAAAAGACCTTTCCCACATCCTTAGATCCTCTCACTCAGGGGAACACTGTCATCTGGCAAGAGTGGGTCACAAGGTCTGTCACTGTAACAAAGACCCTCAAGGATGGATCTACAGAGGAAAGGCAGACAAAGAAAACGGTCCTTGAAAAACGTACCTCATCCATTGAGCGGTTGCTGGCCCTAACAACAGAACACCTTCCAGGTTTTGCCATTCACATGTTTAATGTCAAGAACCAATATTTGTCATTGAAAGCAATGAAAGATACCCTGACAGATGATGCTGTTGCTGTACATGTGGATTACAGCGAAAATTACAGCTGCAAATATGCCAAAGAAATCAAGGACACCCATTTTGGAACTGGGAATGATCAGGTAACCCTCCACACCGGGGTACTCTATCTCAGTAGGGGCAGAGTGGAAGCCTTCGCATCCCTCTCATCATCTCTACAGCACGATGCAGTGGCAACCTGGGCTCATCTTGACCCAGTGCTGAGATACATACGAGGAAAGTATCCTGAAGTCCACAACCTACATTTCATTTCAGATGGCCCAACTTCCCAGTATAGAAACAAAACATCTTTCTATCTAGCCTCCACTGTGCCCTTTATGCATGGATTTGAATGGGTGACCTGGAACTATACTGAGGCATCACATGGCAAAGGTGCACCAGATGGAGTTGGTGGGGCCTTGAAGAATCTTGCGGACAGAATTGTTTCTTATGGGACCAGTATTCCTGATGCAGACTCTCTGTATGAGCAGCTGAAGAACAATTCATCAGTGACTCTGTACAAAGTATCAGAGGAGAAAATAAAGGCCAGCTGCGAATTGGTTCCCCCCAACCTGAAAGCAGTTCCTGGGACACTGAAAATACACCAA CTGACATCCACAAAACCAGGAGTCATAAATACACGGGAGGTGTCATGCTTTTGTGGAAAAAATTGCCAGTGCTTTTCTACAAATTGCCACATGTTCTCTGAGGGAAGAGATGAGGACCCTGACAGAACAGAGGCCACCATAGAGGTTGGAAAGTGGGTCCTGGTTGAATACGATGGTGACTTGTTTCCTGGTACAGTCACACAG atTGCTGAAGGGCAGTATGAAGTCGACACCATGAATTGTGCCGGGGAGAACCGCTTCTATGTACCAAGCATCAGATTTCCAGGAGAAAGGGTCTGGTACTATCGTCAGGACATACGGGACATAATCCCAGAACCACTTCCTGTCACCTCCTCTGCTAGACATTTCTGCATTTTACCTGACATATGGGCAAAACACAAGAAATGCTCATGA